A single genomic interval of Shewanella psychropiezotolerans harbors:
- the leuA gene encoding 2-isopropylmalate synthase, with protein sequence MSNRVIIFDTTLRDGEQALAASLTVKEKLQIALSLERLGVDVMEVGFPVSSPGDFKSVQTIARTIKNSRVCALSRALEKDIDAAAQSLSVAEQFRIHTFISTSTIHVESKLKRSFDQVLEMAVGAIKYARRFTDDVEFSCEDAGRTPIDNLCRMVEEAIKAGARTINIPDTVGYTIPSEFGSIIETLFNRVPNIDQAVISVHCHDDLGMSVANSITAVQHGARQIECTVNGIGERAGNCSLEEIAMILSTRKAKLGFETGINAKEIHRTSNLVSQLCNMPVQANKAIVGANAFTHSSGIHQDGMLKSQNTYEIMTPESIGLPRNNLNMTSRSGRHVIKHRMAEMGYGESDYDMDTLYNSFVELADKKGQVFDYDLEALVFIEAQVDEDAHYKLQQLVVHSDSTQGNATATVKVEIDGKTVTEAATGNGPVDAAYNAIARASKCEVNITSYKLSAKGEGQDALGQVDIEASYQQQSFHGVGLATDVVEASVQALIHVMNLTWRADKVADCKEKIQQKRSELGGV encoded by the coding sequence ATGTCTAACCGAGTGATTATTTTTGATACGACCCTACGTGATGGCGAACAAGCCTTGGCGGCAAGCTTAACGGTTAAGGAAAAGCTACAGATAGCGCTATCTCTGGAACGACTGGGTGTTGACGTGATGGAGGTGGGTTTTCCTGTTTCGTCTCCGGGAGATTTTAAGTCTGTTCAGACCATAGCCCGTACGATAAAAAACAGCCGAGTATGTGCCCTGTCTCGCGCTTTGGAAAAAGATATCGATGCAGCGGCTCAGTCACTGTCGGTTGCCGAACAGTTCCGTATTCATACTTTCATCTCCACTTCGACCATACATGTTGAAAGTAAGCTGAAACGTTCTTTCGATCAGGTATTAGAGATGGCGGTTGGCGCCATCAAGTATGCACGACGATTCACCGACGATGTCGAGTTCTCCTGTGAAGATGCGGGTCGCACGCCTATCGACAACCTATGTCGCATGGTCGAAGAGGCGATTAAAGCGGGCGCCAGGACAATTAATATTCCCGATACCGTAGGTTACACCATACCGAGCGAATTCGGTTCCATCATAGAAACCTTGTTTAATCGGGTTCCTAACATAGATCAGGCGGTGATCTCGGTTCATTGTCACGATGACTTAGGCATGTCTGTCGCTAACTCGATCACCGCTGTGCAGCATGGTGCACGCCAGATCGAATGTACGGTCAATGGCATCGGCGAGCGGGCGGGTAACTGTTCTCTGGAAGAGATAGCCATGATCTTGTCTACCCGTAAGGCAAAACTTGGTTTCGAAACCGGCATCAATGCCAAAGAGATCCATCGTACTTCAAACCTAGTCAGCCAGTTGTGTAACATGCCGGTACAGGCAAATAAGGCGATAGTCGGTGCTAATGCATTCACTCATTCATCGGGTATTCATCAAGATGGCATGCTTAAGTCACAGAATACCTATGAGATCATGACGCCAGAGAGCATAGGGCTACCCCGTAATAATCTCAATATGACTTCTCGCTCGGGACGTCACGTGATTAAGCATCGCATGGCCGAGATGGGTTATGGCGAGAGCGATTACGATATGGATACCTTGTATAACTCCTTCGTTGAGCTGGCAGACAAGAAGGGTCAGGTATTTGATTATGACCTAGAGGCACTGGTCTTTATTGAGGCTCAGGTCGATGAGGACGCGCATTATAAATTGCAGCAGCTGGTGGTCCATTCTGATTCTACTCAAGGCAATGCAACTGCGACGGTTAAAGTTGAAATCGATGGCAAGACTGTCACTGAGGCGGCCACGGGTAACGGTCCTGTGGATGCTGCGTATAATGCCATCGCCCGTGCGAGCAAGTGTGAAGTGAATATTACCAGCTATAAGCTAAGCGCCAAGGGTGAGGGACAAGATGCCCTGGGTCAGGTAGATATTGAGGCGAGCTATCAGCAGCAGAGCTTCC
- the recQ gene encoding DNA helicase RecQ: protein MPMDQVMPQPQSDPLSSSLQSVFGYRTFRKGQREVIEQICAGIDCLVIMPTGGGKSLCYQLPALQMPGLTIVVSPLISLMKDQVDSLQQMGVNAGYLNSSQAGEERARILREMHSGELKLLYVSPERLLQASFIDRLHELHISLFAIDEAHCISQWGHDFRPEYAALGRLRQYFPHVPIMALTATADQATRQDICQRLTITPYSLLTSFDRPNIRYTVAEKLNAANQLRQFVTAQNGTSGIIYCGSRRRVDEVAERLRLQGHNADSYHAGRTQEERADVQDRFLKDQLDIVVATVAFGMGINKSNVRYVVHYDIPKSVESYYQETGRAGRDGLDSEALMLFDPADIGRVRHLIEQSEPGPQQQVELHKLNTMAAFAEAQTCRRQVLLHYFDESAEEPCGNCDICLDPPKRYNGIQDAQKVLSSIYRLKQGFGINHLIEVLRGSKAANVLDRGHDKLSTWGIGKDKSHEFWLSIIRQIIHLGFASQDITRGSSVKLNPSARAVLKGEVELLLAEPRIILQTTSKRRSGSTRAPLNYDRKLFARLKLLRRRLAEELDVPPYLVFNDATLAEMAAMTPTSPGEMLAVNGVGERKLSRFGGEFLDEIANYLADS, encoded by the coding sequence ATGCCCATGGACCAAGTGATGCCGCAACCTCAATCAGATCCACTCTCTTCGAGCCTGCAGTCGGTATTCGGCTACCGCACCTTCAGAAAGGGCCAGCGGGAGGTGATAGAGCAGATTTGTGCCGGTATCGATTGCTTGGTGATAATGCCTACAGGTGGTGGTAAGAGCCTGTGTTATCAGCTGCCGGCATTGCAGATGCCAGGGTTGACCATAGTCGTCTCACCGCTGATATCCCTGATGAAAGATCAGGTCGATAGCCTGCAGCAGATGGGAGTCAATGCCGGATACCTAAATTCATCTCAGGCAGGGGAAGAGCGGGCTAGGATCCTCAGGGAGATGCACAGCGGCGAGCTAAAACTGCTTTATGTTTCTCCCGAGCGTTTGCTGCAAGCCAGCTTTATCGACCGTCTGCATGAATTGCATATCTCGCTTTTCGCCATAGATGAGGCGCATTGTATTTCCCAATGGGGTCATGATTTCAGGCCCGAGTATGCGGCGCTAGGCAGGCTGAGACAGTATTTTCCCCATGTGCCGATTATGGCACTGACGGCCACGGCAGATCAGGCCACCAGACAAGATATCTGTCAGCGTCTGACTATTACTCCTTACTCCTTACTCACCAGTTTCGACCGTCCGAATATTCGCTATACAGTGGCCGAGAAGCTCAATGCTGCTAATCAGTTACGTCAGTTCGTTACTGCCCAAAATGGCACCAGTGGCATCATCTATTGCGGCAGCCGTAGACGAGTCGATGAGGTGGCGGAGCGTCTGAGACTCCAGGGCCATAATGCCGACTCTTATCATGCGGGCAGGACTCAGGAGGAGAGGGCCGATGTTCAAGACCGCTTCCTGAAAGATCAACTCGATATCGTGGTGGCAACCGTGGCATTTGGCATGGGTATCAACAAGTCCAATGTTCGTTACGTGGTGCATTACGATATCCCCAAGAGCGTGGAGTCATATTATCAAGAGACGGGACGGGCCGGACGTGATGGTTTAGATTCTGAGGCCTTGATGCTGTTCGACCCCGCCGATATCGGCCGGGTACGCCATCTGATAGAGCAATCTGAGCCGGGTCCTCAGCAGCAGGTCGAGTTGCATAAGCTCAATACCATGGCCGCCTTTGCCGAGGCGCAGACCTGTCGTCGTCAGGTGCTGCTGCACTATTTCGATGAGAGTGCCGAAGAGCCCTGTGGTAACTGTGATATCTGTTTAGATCCGCCTAAGCGATATAACGGTATTCAAGATGCACAGAAGGTGCTCTCCAGCATCTATCGTTTGAAGCAAGGCTTCGGCATCAATCACCTCATCGAGGTGTTGCGTGGCTCTAAGGCCGCCAATGTGCTGGACCGCGGCCATGACAAGTTATCTACCTGGGGAATAGGCAAAGACAAGAGTCATGAATTTTGGCTGAGTATCATCAGGCAGATAATCCACTTAGGCTTTGCCAGTCAAGATATTACCCGGGGCTCATCGGTCAAGTTGAACCCCTCGGCGCGAGCAGTGCTCAAAGGGGAAGTTGAGTTATTGTTGGCAGAGCCGAGAATCATACTGCAAACCACTTCTAAGCGTCGTAGTGGCAGTACTCGTGCGCCATTGAATTATGATCGTAAGTTATTTGCCAGATTGAAGCTGCTGCGTAGACGCTTGGCTGAAGAACTGGATGTTCCGCCTTATCTGGTATTCAACGATGCGACTCTGGCCGAAATGGCGGCCATGACCCCCACGAGTCCAGGCGAAATGTTGGCTGTTAACGGTGTCGGTGAGCGTAAGTTAAGCCGTTTCGGTGGTGAATTCCTCGATGAGATCGCTAACTACCTAGCCGATAGCTAG
- a CDS encoding Crp/Fnr family transcriptional regulator, with protein MSPNRQSQIKVTDEQLKGFLKCSEVFNACKSEDIDYILRQLKIYHYDNETVIAHREDVGDQIRFVIKGSLNIVATSLDGKEVRFPPIGPNRWIGWISCFDDQVLSHDWVATANSDIIVLPGIAIRKLCSKNPDLYPKIMAEINRQFKLLMSWTEFVSLHSLSARASMLIQILAQISATPMDNKPGWLQVNVTQEHLASFLNLSRQTANKLLVGLEKDGFISIGYRKILINTAYLRAQTGK; from the coding sequence TTGTCGCCAAATAGACAATCTCAGATAAAAGTCACCGATGAACAGCTTAAAGGTTTTCTGAAATGCTCGGAGGTCTTTAATGCCTGTAAGTCTGAGGATATCGATTACATTCTGAGACAACTTAAGATTTATCATTATGATAATGAAACGGTTATCGCTCATAGAGAAGATGTGGGAGATCAGATTAGGTTTGTGATCAAGGGCAGCTTAAACATAGTAGCCACTAGCTTAGACGGTAAAGAGGTGAGGTTTCCCCCCATAGGACCTAACCGATGGATCGGCTGGATATCCTGTTTCGATGACCAAGTCTTGTCCCATGATTGGGTCGCCACAGCGAACTCAGACATCATAGTCCTCCCTGGTATTGCAATACGAAAACTATGTAGCAAGAACCCGGACTTATACCCCAAGATAATGGCGGAGATTAATCGTCAATTTAAGTTACTCATGAGCTGGACCGAGTTTGTCTCCCTGCATTCCCTCAGCGCCAGAGCCAGCATGCTGATCCAGATTCTGGCACAGATAAGTGCGACACCCATGGATAACAAGCCCGGCTGGTTACAGGTGAATGTCACTCAAGAGCACTTGGCCTCTTTCCTCAACCTATCACGCCAAACTGCCAATAAACTGCTTGTTGGATTAGAGAAGGATGGTTTTATCAGCATAGGATATCGAAAGATCCTCATCAATACCGCATACCTGAGAGCTCAGACTGGCAAATGA
- a CDS encoding TonB-dependent receptor, which translates to MQLNIITKLLISSMISTPMLVFADDDSNEKEQENARQLEVITITAQKRTESVKDVPLSVATINREALENMNISNTEELSSRIGNFSVSQSGQGFNIYMRGLGSGPNQGFEQTVGTYVDGIYRGRGHLMRSTFLDLEMVEVLRGPQGTLFGMNTTAGALNLTTASPTDYFSGYINTSYDMTYDGLTFEGAVSGPLADTLQARFAFRAVDSDGYMKNIITDESEVQHETLLGRLSLAWQPTDKLSIDLKLQQDKDEFTGDSNTKGILEPALAAANPDLAASLGIMVSASYRLRPRQQSERWRAASSPPVIRP; encoded by the coding sequence ATGCAATTAAATATAATAACTAAACTGCTGATAAGCAGCATGATTTCAACGCCTATGCTGGTGTTTGCAGATGATGATAGTAATGAGAAAGAGCAAGAGAATGCTCGTCAACTTGAGGTGATCACAATCACGGCCCAGAAGCGTACCGAGAGTGTGAAAGATGTACCCTTGTCGGTGGCGACCATCAATCGTGAAGCCTTAGAGAATATGAACATCAGTAACACAGAAGAGTTGTCGAGCCGGATCGGTAACTTCAGTGTCAGTCAATCCGGCCAAGGCTTTAATATCTATATGCGCGGCCTGGGATCTGGGCCTAATCAGGGCTTCGAGCAGACGGTGGGTACCTATGTCGATGGTATCTATCGCGGCCGTGGGCACCTGATGCGCAGCACCTTTCTCGATCTGGAGATGGTAGAGGTCTTACGTGGCCCTCAGGGCACTCTGTTTGGCATGAACACCACGGCTGGCGCGCTTAATCTTACTACAGCGTCACCGACGGACTACTTCAGTGGCTACATCAATACCAGCTATGACATGACCTATGATGGTTTGACGTTCGAAGGTGCAGTATCTGGCCCCTTAGCCGATACTCTGCAGGCCCGCTTCGCTTTTAGGGCTGTGGACAGCGATGGCTATATGAAGAACATCATTACTGATGAATCTGAAGTCCAGCATGAGACGCTGCTGGGGCGGTTATCTTTAGCCTGGCAGCCAACGGATAAATTGAGCATAGATCTCAAGTTGCAACAGGATAAGGATGAGTTTACCGGTGACAGTAATACTAAGGGCATTTTAGAGCCTGCATTAGCCGCAGCTAACCCAGATCTTGCGGCCAGCCTGGGGATTATGGTGTCAGCCTCATATCGGCTAAGACCACGCCAGCAATCGGAGAGGTGGAGGGCGGCGAGTTCACCGCCAGTCATCAGACCTTGA
- a CDS encoding nucleotidyl cyclase domain-containing protein, with amino-acid sequence MIFRIVVLCLTFWLAPAWANIQDRLDTIDRLLYQYPTQALNEINTLENITSPIKLTETDKLRLSLLRCETFLQLGENEAAINVARMNEAKAKILKLDQARPYFLNCMAAAFNNYGDYRQALPILDSSVMLSRELKQPQSLVNGLRLRGIIDTQIDSYSSAFEDLVLASDIYSDTRSQAINWVLPPKISITLAMSQLLAKNGKFKPAYQLLEKALVRDDPKGKVLLTASIQVAKMAQLNHAISSDQLIKEAKNLLPELETAFELAVSYKDIAQLEYSRENYSRAIQLLEISLHTFIKQKSTIEKLRTQRLLAQVLLTSGNQPKAMTLMNQAIATGLQTFKYHELVLCYQVLSAYYVDQGNFEQAYHYQVLKFGAAENTFNFIKDTRLQQLNTRLSRQQIAHSAIDRHSPMLGSQAQFKSEYVLLTLFILVALMTIRQRLKSTKLAQAPKISSSLEQKIDKLIGHSKLVGFHLSLILIDSRHIFPADLPLLHTRLENLLREQDIITTTIDEEVVILLPHTQEKGTLKIIEQIKTVMQPLQQGDRANIGYSKLQQQDSLKSLIKRAKVKQLILKNRKQASHSTTTV; translated from the coding sequence ATGATCTTTCGTATCGTAGTGCTTTGCCTCACATTCTGGCTAGCGCCAGCATGGGCAAACATACAAGACAGACTCGATACGATCGACAGGCTCCTTTATCAATACCCTACTCAAGCCCTCAATGAGATCAACACCCTAGAAAACATTACCTCTCCCATCAAGCTTACCGAAACAGATAAATTAAGGCTCTCACTACTCAGATGTGAAACCTTCCTGCAACTAGGCGAAAATGAGGCAGCAATTAACGTTGCCCGCATGAATGAAGCTAAGGCGAAGATTCTCAAGCTAGATCAAGCGCGTCCTTACTTCCTCAACTGCATGGCTGCCGCATTCAATAACTATGGTGATTACCGACAGGCATTACCCATACTGGACAGCTCTGTCATGCTGTCCAGGGAGCTTAAACAACCTCAGTCCCTTGTAAACGGATTGAGACTTAGAGGTATAATAGATACTCAGATTGACAGCTATAGTAGCGCATTCGAAGATCTCGTTTTAGCCAGTGATATCTACTCCGATACCCGATCACAAGCTATCAATTGGGTACTGCCTCCAAAGATCAGTATCACACTAGCTATGAGCCAACTGCTAGCCAAAAACGGTAAGTTTAAACCCGCCTACCAGTTATTAGAAAAGGCCCTCGTTAGAGATGATCCCAAGGGTAAGGTGCTACTCACAGCCAGCATACAAGTGGCAAAGATGGCTCAGCTTAATCATGCTATATCCAGTGACCAACTGATTAAAGAGGCAAAAAATTTATTACCAGAACTCGAAACGGCTTTCGAGCTTGCCGTGAGTTACAAGGATATTGCTCAGCTAGAATATAGCAGAGAAAATTACAGTCGAGCGATTCAGCTATTGGAGATCAGTTTACATACCTTCATTAAACAAAAAAGCACCATAGAAAAATTACGAACCCAACGTCTACTTGCCCAAGTACTACTGACAAGCGGCAACCAGCCCAAAGCCATGACCCTGATGAACCAAGCCATAGCAACGGGTCTACAAACTTTTAAATATCATGAGTTAGTACTGTGCTATCAGGTATTGAGTGCCTATTACGTTGATCAGGGCAATTTCGAGCAGGCTTATCATTACCAAGTGCTCAAATTCGGTGCCGCAGAAAACACCTTTAACTTCATCAAAGATACGCGTTTACAGCAATTAAACACTCGTCTGAGCCGACAACAGATTGCACATTCTGCCATAGATAGACACAGTCCTATGCTAGGCAGTCAAGCTCAGTTTAAGAGTGAATATGTACTACTGACTCTATTCATCCTAGTGGCTCTTATGACCATAAGGCAGAGACTAAAATCAACTAAGCTCGCGCAAGCGCCAAAAATCTCCAGCTCACTCGAACAGAAAATAGATAAACTGATCGGCCACAGCAAACTTGTCGGTTTCCACTTGAGTCTTATTCTTATCGATTCCAGACATATTTTTCCTGCCGATCTACCTCTTTTGCATACACGACTGGAGAACCTCCTCAGAGAGCAAGACATAATCACAACGACTATCGATGAGGAGGTGGTGATCTTGTTACCTCATACACAGGAGAAAGGCACCTTAAAGATTATCGAACAGATAAAAACAGTGATGCAGCCACTACAGCAAGGTGATCGGGCTAATATTGGCTATTCAAAATTGCAACAACAGGACAGCCTCAAGTCTTTGATAAAACGAGCTAAGGTGAAACAGTTAATTTTGAAGAACAGGAAACAAGCAAGCCATAGCACAACAACTGTTTAG
- a CDS encoding thioesterase family protein produces MTNPVQAEILKRVAEVFDKQVPFHNLLGMDIKRYDIDGVEVSVNMKPELIGNIHQQILHGGVTATVLDVVGGLTAFSGLVASRDDWSVEELQSRLQTLGTIDLRIDYLRPGRGEIFTGTGTVIRAGNRVSVCRMELHNERGDHIAFGTGTYMVG; encoded by the coding sequence ATGACCAATCCAGTGCAAGCCGAAATTCTTAAGAGAGTGGCTGAGGTGTTCGATAAGCAAGTGCCATTCCATAACCTCTTGGGCATGGACATCAAACGTTATGATATCGATGGCGTCGAAGTTAGCGTCAATATGAAGCCTGAGCTTATCGGCAATATCCACCAGCAAATCCTCCATGGCGGCGTCACTGCCACGGTACTCGACGTTGTCGGTGGACTGACAGCCTTCTCGGGTTTAGTCGCCAGTCGCGATGACTGGAGCGTAGAAGAGCTACAGAGCCGCTTGCAAACTTTAGGCACCATAGATCTGAGAATCGATTACCTCAGGCCCGGCAGAGGTGAGATATTTACCGGCACCGGCACTGTGATCCGCGCCGGAAATCGCGTATCAGTCTGCCGCATGGAGCTGCATAATGAACGTGGCGATCACATTGCCTTCGGCACGGGTACTTACATGGTCGGCTAA
- a CDS encoding TonB-dependent receptor domain-containing protein, with translation MEGGEFTASHQTLKIEYELGDHTLSAISGWQSYEVDTSNDGDRTPRPLLYRSVSDEEYSQFSQELRLMSPGHERFNYILGAYYQDSDLTYDEHFLAYALQFDGVRQFRTQSEVMSAFGKFDWNLDEQWSVSLGLRYTHEEKDGSRDLTLIDLLSGDPISQVPLISPPALQGALDQFGLPGISGAAYSLMLGPDYPYLDPLLLGNNTQNIANPIYRTGEDHSIRAQRTEESFTPALSLKYQIDDAMFYASIAKGAKSGGFDARANLPENFEFDDESVLSYELGSKLTLDGGAADLNLAVFYMEFSDLQTSTFDGSTGFYVENGAKATSFGLELDGRWAFADDWLWSGSLGLLDFSWDEFTGAKCFTSLSQTSDLVEANGSSCDLSGQPNALSPKVSGSTWLEYRTELSSDYDIRLMAETVFKSSYFTNADLNPYTEQAAFAKYNAQIALINTDSDWQLGLVLKNLSDEITINSSYDMPFTPGGYVVYTEPGRSATLQFSYKFE, from the coding sequence GTGGAGGGCGGCGAGTTCACCGCCAGTCATCAGACCTTGAAGATAGAGTATGAACTGGGTGATCACACTCTAAGCGCCATCAGTGGATGGCAATCCTATGAGGTCGATACCTCAAATGATGGCGACAGGACGCCCAGACCTCTCTTGTATCGCAGTGTCAGCGATGAGGAGTACAGTCAATTCAGCCAGGAGTTGAGGCTGATGTCGCCTGGACATGAGCGCTTCAATTATATCTTAGGCGCCTACTATCAAGATTCAGATCTCACCTATGATGAACACTTTTTGGCCTATGCGCTGCAATTTGATGGGGTGAGGCAGTTTCGAACTCAGTCCGAGGTGATGAGTGCTTTCGGTAAGTTCGATTGGAACCTGGATGAGCAGTGGAGCGTCAGTCTGGGACTCAGATATACCCATGAAGAGAAAGACGGTAGCCGGGACTTGACGCTTATCGATCTTTTGTCCGGGGATCCAATCTCACAGGTGCCCTTGATATCGCCGCCGGCACTGCAAGGCGCACTGGATCAGTTCGGACTACCTGGTATCTCCGGAGCCGCTTATAGCCTGATGTTAGGTCCGGACTATCCCTATCTGGATCCCTTGTTGCTGGGTAACAATACACAAAATATTGCCAACCCAATTTATAGAACGGGTGAGGATCATAGTATCAGGGCTCAGCGCACCGAAGAGAGCTTCACTCCTGCGCTCTCGCTCAAATATCAAATTGATGATGCCATGTTTTATGCCAGTATCGCCAAAGGAGCGAAATCAGGCGGATTCGATGCCAGGGCAAATTTGCCGGAAAACTTCGAGTTCGATGATGAGTCGGTATTGTCCTACGAGTTAGGCAGTAAACTCACCTTAGACGGCGGAGCCGCCGATCTTAATTTGGCGGTGTTTTACATGGAGTTCAGCGATCTGCAGACATCGACCTTCGATGGCAGCACAGGCTTCTATGTGGAAAATGGTGCCAAGGCAACCTCCTTCGGCCTAGAGCTGGATGGTCGTTGGGCGTTTGCCGATGATTGGTTATGGTCGGGAAGTCTGGGTTTACTCGATTTCAGTTGGGATGAGTTTACCGGTGCCAAGTGCTTTACTAGTTTGAGTCAAACATCGGATCTGGTGGAGGCTAATGGCAGCTCTTGCGACCTATCAGGCCAGCCAAATGCTCTTTCGCCTAAGGTATCGGGTAGCACCTGGCTCGAGTATCGCACCGAGTTGAGTAGCGACTATGACATTCGGCTGATGGCCGAGACAGTGTTTAAGTCCAGCTACTTCACCAACGCGGATCTCAACCCTTATACCGAGCAGGCTGCATTTGCTAAATACAATGCGCAGATAGCCTTGATTAATACCGACTCGGACTGGCAACTGGGCTTGGTACTGAAAAACTTGAGTGACGAGATCACCATCAATAGCTCCTACGATATGCCGTTTACTCCAGGAGGTTACGTGGTCTATACCGAGCCTGGACGCAGTGCGACTCTGCAGTTTAGCTATAAGTTCGAATAG
- the rarD gene encoding EamA family transporter RarD, which produces MLDSEYRKGIVFAICAYTLWGFAPLYFKLLGQVSATEILIHRVIWSFVFVTILMMTFGGFSRLRQVLKRPKQLMVLTLTSILIAANWLLFIWAINNDHMLDASLGYFINPLVNVMLGMAFLGERLRKLQWFAVALAASGVMVQLISFGSIPLVSLGLACSFGLYGLLRKKVNVDAKTGLLVETAILFPVALIYLLTNVGGSLTNMMTNEMSLNLLLLAAGIVTTIPLLCFAAAAVRIPLSVLGFIQYLGPSIMFILAITLYGESFDLEKGITFLFIWGALVVFTIDMFYKRKKQ; this is translated from the coding sequence ATGCTCGATTCTGAATACCGCAAAGGCATAGTCTTTGCTATTTGTGCTTATACTCTCTGGGGCTTCGCGCCACTCTATTTCAAGTTGCTGGGACAGGTTTCCGCAACCGAGATCTTGATACACAGGGTGATCTGGTCATTCGTGTTTGTCACTATACTCATGATGACATTCGGTGGCTTCTCTCGCCTCAGACAAGTGTTGAAGCGGCCGAAGCAGCTCATGGTATTAACCTTGACCTCGATTCTGATCGCGGCTAACTGGCTACTGTTTATCTGGGCCATCAATAATGATCATATGTTGGATGCCAGCTTAGGTTATTTCATCAACCCACTGGTAAATGTCATGTTGGGCATGGCCTTTCTGGGCGAGCGACTGCGGAAACTACAATGGTTTGCCGTCGCATTGGCCGCTAGCGGCGTAATGGTTCAGTTGATCTCGTTTGGCTCAATTCCCCTGGTCTCTTTGGGTCTTGCCTGCTCATTTGGTCTCTACGGACTGCTACGTAAAAAAGTTAATGTAGATGCCAAGACAGGCTTACTGGTCGAGACCGCCATCCTATTCCCGGTTGCACTCATCTACCTGCTTACCAATGTGGGCGGCTCATTAACCAACATGATGACCAACGAGATGTCACTCAATCTGCTGCTATTAGCGGCGGGCATAGTGACCACCATACCCTTGCTCTGTTTCGCCGCTGCGGCGGTGAGGATCCCACTATCAGTACTGGGCTTCATCCAATATCTCGGCCCTAGTATCATGTTTATCTTAGCTATCACCCTCTATGGCGAATCATTCGATCTGGAGAAAGGAATCACCTTCCTGTTTATCTGGGGAGCCTTGGTCGTATTCACCATAGACATGTTCTACAAACGCAAGAAACAGTAA